In a single window of the Rhizobium tropici CIAT 899 genome:
- a CDS encoding putative FMN-dependent luciferase-like monooxygenase, translated as MSTSTSPKRLGFFSRVLDQADAKTRYGLVSEQIIHAEKQGFDSAWVAQHHFNGDEGGLPAPLVFLAALAPQTSRIRLGTGVITLPMENAVRVAEDTAVLDSLLDGRLEVGFGTGGTPQAFLPFGLESGQRTEVYGNHLALVRNAWAGGELTGGNRLYPAAPHLRDHVWQATFSVGGGLRAGRDGDGLMLSRTQPRPPETPDAKLSDLQNPIIDAYLSALPAGRQPRILGSRSLFVADSRKEALHFADLGLRRIVEHFKAAGFAIPGEITADLIKAFDVHVGTPDDVIASLQADAVLARVTDLVFQVHSVDPPHEYILRSLELTAAHVAPALGWAPQSATGNERRFAAQA; from the coding sequence ATGAGTACATCAACATCACCGAAGAGATTGGGTTTCTTCAGCCGAGTCCTCGATCAGGCCGATGCGAAAACGCGCTACGGGCTGGTTTCCGAACAGATCATCCACGCCGAAAAGCAGGGCTTCGACTCCGCCTGGGTGGCGCAGCATCACTTCAACGGCGATGAGGGCGGCTTGCCCGCGCCATTGGTATTCCTTGCTGCCCTGGCCCCGCAGACGTCGCGTATTCGCCTGGGCACCGGCGTCATCACGCTGCCGATGGAAAATGCTGTCCGGGTCGCCGAAGATACGGCCGTGCTCGACAGCCTGCTTGATGGGCGACTGGAAGTCGGCTTCGGCACTGGTGGCACTCCGCAAGCCTTTCTTCCCTTCGGCCTGGAAAGCGGCCAGCGCACGGAGGTTTATGGCAATCATCTTGCTTTGGTGCGCAATGCCTGGGCCGGCGGAGAGCTTACGGGCGGCAACCGCCTTTATCCCGCCGCGCCGCATCTGCGCGACCATGTCTGGCAGGCGACATTTTCCGTCGGCGGCGGCTTGCGTGCCGGCCGTGATGGCGACGGGCTGATGTTATCCAGGACGCAGCCACGTCCGCCCGAGACACCGGACGCCAAGCTTTCTGACCTGCAGAACCCGATCATCGATGCCTATCTTTCAGCGCTGCCGGCAGGGCGACAGCCGCGAATATTGGGTTCGCGTAGCCTCTTTGTCGCCGACAGCAGAAAAGAAGCCCTTCATTTTGCCGATCTCGGCCTGAGGCGGATCGTCGAGCACTTCAAGGCAGCGGGTTTTGCAATTCCGGGCGAAATCACGGCCGACCTGATCAAAGCGTTCGACGTTCACGTCGGCACCCCTGACGATGTTATCGCATCGCTTCAGGCAGATGCGGTCCTGGCGCGTGTCACCGATCTGGTCTTTCAGGTGCACTCCGTCGATCCGCCGCATGAGTACATTCTGCGCTCGCTGGAACTGACCGCCGCCCATGTCGCACCCGCGCTCGGCTGGGCGCCGCAAAGCGCCACCGGGAACGAACGTCGCTTCGCCGCGCAGGCCTGA
- a CDS encoding CMD domain protein → MTLQNRDIIDFLAGIEPGSRLDGLRAQRPETRLNAQKSHEALFEPEHWGSVTPAERFAAAVFVAGLHKAPDIANFYSSKLRDEAHGPELVAIIGAELEVGDTTGPYGHYPVGPLSREDKPGLVYEVSGESRNLLDPKLSAALEHIHLLVFRPREASAGALQKLLDAGWTTTGIVTLSQLVAFLAFQIRVVTGLKALAASSAAIGQVAQA, encoded by the coding sequence ATGACTTTGCAGAACAGGGATATTATCGACTTCCTCGCCGGGATAGAGCCAGGATCCCGTCTTGACGGTCTTCGGGCGCAGCGGCCCGAGACGCGCCTCAATGCGCAGAAGAGCCATGAGGCTCTCTTTGAACCCGAACATTGGGGAAGCGTCACTCCGGCGGAGCGCTTCGCCGCCGCGGTCTTCGTTGCAGGGCTGCACAAGGCGCCGGATATCGCGAATTTCTATTCATCCAAGTTGCGGGATGAGGCGCACGGTCCCGAGCTCGTTGCCATCATCGGCGCTGAGCTGGAGGTCGGCGATACAACCGGACCTTACGGCCATTATCCGGTTGGCCCGCTATCGCGTGAGGACAAGCCGGGCCTCGTTTACGAGGTTTCGGGTGAGAGCCGAAATCTTCTGGATCCAAAACTCAGTGCAGCGCTCGAACACATCCACCTTCTGGTCTTCCGACCGAGGGAGGCAAGCGCCGGGGCATTGCAGAAGCTGCTCGATGCTGGCTGGACGACCACCGGCATCGTCACCCTATCGCAACTCGTCGCATTCCTTGCGTTCCAGATCAGGGTCGTTACCGGTCTGAAGGCTCTGGCGGCAAGCTCCGCCGCCATCGGGCAGGTCGCGCAAGCCTAG
- a CDS encoding dipeptide ABC transporter ATP-binding protein, with protein MTAPIIGTIAEKGAPILDVAGLRVAYRDRSGLRTVVHDIDFEVRAGEVVALVGESGSGKSSTAQALIGLLPEGGLLQQGTVRLNGENIAGWPQRRLDGIRGSVISLVPQDPGNSLNPVRTIGEQVAEILTVHGRASGAAARAKAVELLKRVGLSQPELRARQYPHELSGGMRQRVLIAIAIALKPSLIIADEPTSALDVTVQRHILDLIDDLRREYGTAVLLVTHDLGIAADRSDRLIVLQNGRIQEQGRTADILRNPQSSYTRRLLADAPSLNARPKRSPPHASVSAAPADDIIVVDRLVQDFGTGSDGGFRAVDDVSFHVRRGSTHAIVGESGSGKTTTIRIVSAFQRPTSGQVVIDGLDLSSLRGETLRLFRKKIQLVYQNPYGSLDPRQTIERIVEEPLLNFERLPRRERLAKVAATLEKVRLPADLLQRRPHALSGGQRQRVAIARALVLDPQILLLDEAVSALDVTVQAQILDLLDELQRELGLTYLFVSHDLAVVRQIADTVSVLNGGRLVETGGVEDVFSNPKSPYTRELIDAVPGKKFPRATDPTLVSAGLSS; from the coding sequence ATGACGGCTCCAATCATCGGAACAATTGCTGAAAAGGGTGCGCCGATCCTCGACGTTGCAGGCCTTAGGGTTGCCTATCGCGACAGGAGCGGCCTGCGCACGGTCGTTCACGATATTGACTTTGAGGTTCGCGCCGGTGAGGTCGTCGCCCTGGTCGGGGAGTCCGGTTCCGGCAAGAGTTCGACGGCGCAAGCTCTTATTGGCCTCCTGCCTGAAGGTGGACTGCTCCAGCAGGGAACCGTTCGCCTGAACGGCGAAAACATTGCCGGCTGGCCGCAAAGGCGGCTGGATGGCATTCGCGGTTCCGTCATCAGCCTCGTGCCGCAGGACCCGGGCAATTCGCTCAATCCGGTGAGGACGATTGGCGAGCAGGTCGCCGAAATCCTGACGGTCCATGGCCGGGCATCCGGTGCTGCCGCTCGAGCCAAAGCGGTTGAATTGCTGAAGCGTGTCGGTCTCAGCCAGCCTGAACTGCGTGCCAGGCAATATCCGCATGAGCTTTCCGGCGGCATGCGTCAGCGCGTGCTGATCGCTATCGCCATCGCGCTGAAGCCTTCGCTGATCATCGCCGACGAGCCCACCAGTGCGCTGGACGTGACGGTGCAGAGGCACATACTCGATCTGATCGACGATCTGAGACGGGAATATGGCACCGCGGTCCTTCTGGTGACCCACGATCTCGGGATTGCCGCCGATCGATCCGACCGGCTGATCGTCCTGCAGAATGGCCGCATTCAGGAGCAAGGACGCACCGCCGATATACTCAGAAACCCGCAAAGCAGCTACACGCGCCGTCTGCTTGCCGATGCACCATCGTTGAACGCCCGGCCGAAGCGATCGCCGCCACATGCGAGCGTATCCGCTGCGCCGGCAGACGATATCATCGTGGTGGATAGGCTGGTGCAGGATTTCGGTACTGGCAGCGATGGTGGTTTCAGGGCGGTGGACGACGTGTCGTTTCATGTTCGCCGCGGCAGCACGCATGCGATCGTCGGCGAATCCGGTTCCGGCAAGACGACGACGATCAGGATCGTTTCGGCCTTTCAGCGGCCGACCTCCGGGCAGGTCGTGATCGATGGGCTCGATCTGTCTTCGCTGCGTGGCGAAACGCTGAGACTGTTCCGCAAGAAGATCCAGCTCGTCTACCAAAATCCCTATGGTTCGCTCGATCCGCGTCAGACGATCGAAAGGATCGTGGAGGAACCGCTGTTGAATTTCGAACGGCTGCCCCGGCGTGAACGATTGGCGAAGGTGGCGGCCACTCTCGAAAAAGTCAGACTGCCGGCTGACTTATTGCAACGCCGGCCGCACGCGCTTTCTGGAGGGCAACGTCAGCGCGTGGCGATTGCGCGCGCCCTGGTGCTCGATCCGCAGATCCTGCTACTCGACGAGGCCGTTTCCGCGCTCGACGTAACGGTGCAGGCGCAGATCCTCGATCTTTTGGACGAGCTGCAGCGCGAGCTGGGACTGACCTATCTGTTCGTCTCCCACGATCTTGCGGTGGTGCGTCAGATCGCAGACACGGTCTCGGTCCTCAACGGCGGGCGGCTGGTGGAAACAGGCGGCGTCGAAGACGTCTTCAGCAATCCCAAGAGCCCTTACACGCGTGAACTGATCGATGCGGTGCCGGGCAAGAAGTTTCCCCGGGCCACAGATCCGACCCTCGTCAGTGCAGGACTATCCTCATGA
- a CDS encoding ABC transporter permease has protein sequence MVKADLPKDAGAVQRLPRIQPGLVLACLILGLAVLWAFFPGIFTVYDPIQGLPGQHLRPPSAAHLLGTDSLGRDLYARIVYGAVHSLSGALAAVGIALVAGTTLGLLAGSFGGRIETVIMRLVDVMLSIPDLLLSLSIIVLLGFGTVNAAIAVGCTLIAKFARLVRSEVVTVRRSEYVEAAFGSGGTFLKVLWRHILPNSLTSVIAFAALQAGWAILQLATLGFLGYGAPPPTPEWGLLIAEGRNYIATAWWLTAAPGLVVVLVVISINRISRALGSIGK, from the coding sequence ATGGTCAAGGCCGATCTTCCTAAGGACGCCGGCGCTGTGCAGCGTCTCCCGCGCATACAGCCGGGTCTCGTCCTTGCCTGCCTCATTCTTGGACTGGCTGTCCTTTGGGCGTTCTTCCCGGGCATTTTCACGGTCTATGATCCGATTCAGGGTCTGCCCGGCCAACATCTCCGGCCGCCGAGCGCGGCTCATCTCCTGGGCACGGATTCGCTCGGGCGCGATCTCTATGCGCGCATCGTCTATGGCGCGGTGCATTCGCTTTCGGGCGCGCTTGCTGCCGTCGGCATCGCGCTTGTGGCCGGCACGACGCTCGGCCTTCTTGCCGGATCGTTCGGCGGCAGGATCGAGACGGTCATCATGAGACTGGTGGACGTCATGCTGTCCATACCGGATCTGCTTTTATCGCTCAGCATCATCGTTCTGCTCGGATTCGGCACCGTCAACGCCGCGATCGCGGTCGGCTGCACGCTGATCGCCAAATTCGCCCGATTGGTCCGCTCCGAAGTCGTCACCGTGCGCCGAAGCGAATATGTCGAGGCCGCCTTCGGCAGCGGCGGCACCTTCCTCAAGGTGCTCTGGCGCCACATCCTGCCGAATTCGCTGACCTCAGTGATCGCTTTTGCGGCGCTGCAGGCCGGCTGGGCCATACTGCAGCTCGCAACCCTCGGCTTTCTCGGCTACGGCGCACCGCCGCCGACACCGGAATGGGGCCTGCTGATTGCCGAGGGACGCAATTATATCGCAACCGCCTGGTGGCTGACGGCGGCGCCCGGCCTTGTCGTGGTCTTGGTCGTGATTTCCATCAACCGTATCAGCCGAGCGCTTGGGAGTATCGGGAAATGA
- a CDS encoding ABC transporter permease, producing the protein MTLLSTNTSPRITAGGRLAGFRLPATVALSFAIVAIVIAWSLAPSLFTSHNPAVGIPSQKLLAPSAQHWFGTDQLGRDLYTRVVYGSAASVRSALIAVVIGAVAGGFTGLLAGFFGGRVDIALARLVDVLLAIPKFLLAVIVVTAIGFDTTNAAIATGISSVAVFARVMRAEVIKTRQATFIEASFLSGGSRWHILWRHILPNASRSVLPLAVLQFGDSILVIASLAFLGYGDPPPASDWGLLISIGKDYLKWPWLVYAPAFVTIATVLSVNRISRWLRKID; encoded by the coding sequence ATGACCCTTCTCTCGACCAATACGTCCCCGCGCATCACAGCTGGCGGCCGGCTTGCCGGTTTCCGACTGCCCGCGACCGTCGCGCTCTCATTCGCGATCGTAGCGATCGTGATCGCCTGGTCGCTCGCACCCAGCCTGTTCACCAGCCATAATCCGGCGGTCGGCATTCCCTCTCAAAAGTTGCTCGCACCTAGCGCCCAGCACTGGTTCGGAACCGATCAGCTCGGCCGCGATCTCTACACCCGCGTTGTCTACGGTTCGGCCGCCTCAGTCAGGAGTGCGCTGATTGCCGTCGTCATCGGTGCAGTCGCCGGCGGTTTCACCGGCCTGCTCGCCGGCTTCTTCGGTGGCCGTGTCGATATCGCCCTTGCCCGCCTGGTCGATGTCCTGCTTGCAATTCCGAAATTCCTGCTTGCCGTCATCGTCGTCACCGCGATCGGCTTCGACACCACGAACGCCGCGATCGCCACCGGCATCTCCTCGGTTGCCGTGTTTGCCCGTGTCATGCGGGCGGAGGTCATCAAGACCAGACAGGCGACCTTCATCGAAGCGTCTTTCCTTTCGGGTGGTTCGCGCTGGCACATCCTCTGGCGGCACATCCTGCCGAACGCATCGCGCTCCGTGCTCCCGCTTGCCGTGCTGCAGTTCGGCGACTCGATCCTGGTGATCGCCAGCCTCGCCTTCCTCGGCTACGGCGATCCGCCGCCAGCCTCCGATTGGGGTCTGCTGATCTCGATCGGCAAGGACTACCTCAAGTGGCCATGGCTGGTCTACGCACCCGCCTTCGTCACGATCGCGACCGTCCTCTCTGTGAATAGGATCAGCCGATGGCTTCGCAAGATAGACTAA
- a CDS encoding LLM class flavin-dependent oxidoreductase, whose protein sequence is MSIVAPIGALPVTFRAKRRLGFNTRVSFNDEAGPAQGLRDGIELFKAAERLGYQSGWAYQRHFDHYLSSPIPFFAAVGQHTSHITLGSAVIPMRYQDPILLAEAAATADLLIGERLELAISTGANAAFDAVFGAVDTDARTEAKRRQARFLAAIAGEVLHTVDGPGQGAPEGTELRVTPHSPTLRSRIRQGSGSHASAVQAAELGIGLISGTVQHDHAEGESFGEYQARAIDAFRATWRQRQGTEPPPVTVAASILVGTTAELREKYAAYDLERRTKGIGASRPSGALEPAAPAIQPPGIQISPVFHGTPDQVIEAVLKDPGLAAADEIVLFLPPAFGLAENVRLLTDLAQTVAPSLGWSPTAS, encoded by the coding sequence ATGAGTATCGTTGCCCCCATCGGCGCCCTGCCCGTCACATTCCGCGCCAAGCGGCGGCTCGGCTTCAACACCCGCGTATCGTTCAACGATGAGGCCGGTCCGGCGCAGGGACTGCGCGACGGCATAGAACTGTTCAAGGCAGCCGAGCGGCTGGGCTACCAGTCGGGCTGGGCCTATCAGCGCCACTTCGATCACTACCTGTCCTCTCCGATCCCATTCTTTGCTGCGGTCGGCCAACATACAAGCCATATCACGCTCGGATCGGCTGTCATCCCGATGCGCTACCAGGACCCGATCCTGCTTGCCGAGGCAGCCGCCACCGCCGACCTGCTCATCGGCGAAAGGCTTGAGCTGGCCATCTCCACCGGCGCCAATGCTGCATTCGACGCGGTATTCGGCGCGGTCGATACCGATGCCCGGACAGAAGCGAAGCGCCGCCAGGCGCGTTTTCTTGCAGCAATTGCCGGCGAGGTGCTGCACACGGTCGATGGTCCAGGCCAGGGTGCCCCGGAGGGCACCGAACTGCGGGTGACCCCGCACAGCCCGACGCTACGATCGCGTATCCGGCAAGGCTCTGGTAGCCATGCCTCGGCCGTGCAGGCTGCTGAGCTCGGGATCGGGCTCATCTCGGGAACTGTCCAACACGACCACGCCGAAGGCGAGAGTTTCGGAGAATATCAAGCCCGCGCCATCGATGCTTTCCGCGCGACATGGCGCCAGAGGCAGGGCACCGAGCCGCCGCCGGTCACGGTGGCGGCATCGATCCTGGTCGGCACCACCGCCGAATTGCGGGAGAAATATGCCGCTTACGATCTTGAGCGCCGAACCAAGGGGATCGGGGCCTCCCGGCCCAGCGGCGCCCTTGAACCGGCCGCGCCGGCCATTCAGCCGCCGGGTATCCAGATTTCTCCGGTCTTCCACGGCACCCCCGATCAGGTGATCGAAGCAGTGCTCAAGGACCCGGGCCTGGCCGCCGCCGACGAGATCGTCCTTTTCCTACCGCCCGCTTTCGGACTTGCGGAGAATGTAAGACTGCTGACAGATCTCGCACAAACGGTGGCCCCAAGCCTCGGCTGGTCGCCGACTGCGTCCTGA
- a CDS encoding alkylhydroperoxidase domain protein, protein MTETVIHPAIENRPNAFTQAEIGWTPWLQPLEEVELTERHWAGLVDASRAKSPYFMLLARDPDILGARTKTDKDIFYNVLAGLPRAERELAATAASRANGCIFCASVHSRFASHHSKRTEDVQRLLDEGLQADLGSRWNAVVEASVALTATPSQFGADEIRRLREEGLDDLEIADVIHGAAFFNWANRLMLSLGEPTPAA, encoded by the coding sequence ATGACCGAAACTGTCATCCACCCGGCAATCGAAAACCGGCCAAACGCCTTCACGCAAGCTGAGATCGGCTGGACGCCCTGGCTGCAGCCCCTCGAAGAAGTGGAGCTGACCGAACGCCACTGGGCCGGCCTCGTGGACGCGTCCCGCGCAAAATCACCCTATTTCATGCTGTTGGCACGTGACCCCGACATCCTGGGGGCGCGTACAAAGACCGACAAAGATATCTTCTACAATGTCTTGGCCGGCCTTCCCCGCGCTGAACGGGAACTGGCTGCTACGGCCGCTTCGCGGGCGAATGGATGCATCTTTTGCGCATCGGTCCATTCTCGTTTTGCCTCTCATCATTCCAAGCGGACCGAGGATGTGCAGCGTCTGTTGGACGAGGGCCTTCAAGCCGATCTTGGCAGCCGATGGAATGCCGTTGTCGAAGCTTCAGTTGCGCTGACGGCCACGCCCTCGCAATTCGGAGCCGACGAAATCCGCAGGTTGCGCGAAGAAGGCCTGGATGATCTGGAAATCGCCGACGTGATCCATGGAGCCGCTTTCTTCAACTGGGCGAACCGGTTGATGCTTTCGCTTGGCGAGCCAACGCCGGCGGCCTGA
- a CDS encoding ABC transporter permease — protein MNNAYLSYATKRLVQAAIVILLAYVFTFIVVSVLPGDPVTNVLRNPQNGFSEAEIQEIIAAQGLDKPVFMQLSTSLSHFLIGDLGLSMRTNRSVTTMIAEVLPSTLVLAFAGLVVALILAIVIAYGTQFLPKRFGQGLLRGFPSLFLSVPNFVIGLVLIHIFGFQLGLFRVINPDSFWATFFAAVALGIPISAQIAEVLIANLDHESGQEYAAVARSRGLGQLQLFARHLLKPSSLPVITVVALTIGELLGGSLITEAVFGRTGIGSLVQRSVSTQDLPVLQAVVSLAAVVFVLVNLIADLVYPLLDPRVKLLGSAARRPATSDEGSSDIPKSVLS, from the coding sequence ATGAACAATGCCTATCTTAGCTACGCCACAAAGCGCCTCGTCCAGGCCGCGATTGTCATCCTGCTGGCCTACGTCTTCACCTTCATCGTCGTCAGCGTTCTGCCGGGCGATCCCGTTACCAACGTTCTGCGCAACCCGCAAAACGGCTTCAGCGAGGCGGAGATCCAGGAAATCATTGCTGCTCAGGGCCTGGACAAGCCGGTATTCATGCAGTTGTCGACATCGCTTTCCCACTTTCTGATCGGCGATCTCGGCCTGTCGATGCGAACCAACCGTTCCGTGACGACCATGATCGCCGAGGTCTTGCCCTCGACGCTCGTTCTCGCCTTTGCGGGCCTCGTCGTCGCGCTGATCCTGGCGATCGTGATTGCCTATGGCACTCAGTTCCTGCCAAAGAGGTTCGGCCAAGGCCTGTTGCGGGGCTTCCCATCCCTGTTCCTGTCGGTGCCGAATTTCGTGATTGGCCTGGTGCTGATCCACATCTTCGGCTTCCAGCTCGGTCTCTTCCGCGTGATCAATCCCGACAGCTTCTGGGCAACCTTTTTCGCGGCGGTCGCACTCGGCATTCCGATCTCGGCCCAGATCGCCGAGGTACTGATAGCCAATCTGGATCACGAGTCGGGGCAGGAATATGCCGCCGTTGCGCGCAGTCGCGGCCTTGGCCAGCTGCAGCTTTTCGCCAGGCATCTCCTCAAGCCGTCTTCGCTTCCGGTCATTACCGTCGTCGCGCTGACGATCGGCGAATTGCTTGGCGGCTCGCTGATCACCGAGGCGGTGTTCGGCCGCACCGGCATCGGCAGCCTGGTCCAGCGCTCGGTCAGCACCCAGGACCTGCCTGTCCTACAGGCGGTCGTATCGCTCGCGGCCGTGGTTTTCGTGCTGGTCAACCTGATCGCCGATCTTGTCTATCCATTGCTCGACCCGCGCGTGAAACTGCTCGGCAGTGCCGCGCGCCGCCCGGCCACTTCGGACGAAGGATCCTCCGATATTCCCAAGTCGGTGCTGTCATGA
- a CDS encoding ABC transporter permease translates to MARYILSKFGQALFVLWAAFTVSFVLLQSLPGDAVLIKFQNPDYGLSPEQLADIRAAYGADGSFLHQYFHAVWSFLTGDFGYSLQAGVPVSSLLATNLPPSLLLAASGFAVATLLAVLIAIACNLSGFAWLRGLIQSIPSLFISVPTFWLGIMLIQIFSFRLRLVPVINPGPWEGLFLPILTVAVPISAPLAQILLKNIDEVLTKPFVPVARAKGLSHAKVLWRHVAKNTLLPVLTVAGLLFGELIASAVITETVFGLNGIGGLTKQAVDSQDVAVLQAIVVVAATAFVVINLVVDLLYPVLDPRLKIKLRAA, encoded by the coding sequence ATGGCAAGATACATACTATCGAAATTCGGGCAGGCGCTGTTCGTCCTATGGGCGGCTTTCACCGTTTCGTTCGTGTTGCTGCAGTCGCTGCCGGGCGACGCGGTGCTGATCAAGTTCCAGAACCCCGATTACGGACTAAGCCCCGAACAGCTTGCCGATATCAGGGCGGCTTACGGCGCCGACGGATCGTTCCTGCATCAATATTTCCATGCCGTCTGGAGTTTCCTGACGGGTGATTTCGGCTATTCCCTGCAGGCGGGGGTTCCGGTGAGCTCGCTGCTCGCCACCAACCTGCCGCCGTCGCTGCTGCTTGCTGCATCGGGCTTTGCGGTGGCGACGCTTCTCGCCGTTCTGATCGCGATTGCCTGCAATCTCTCCGGTTTTGCCTGGCTGCGCGGCCTGATCCAGTCCATACCGTCGCTGTTCATATCGGTGCCCACCTTCTGGCTCGGCATCATGCTCATTCAGATATTCTCCTTCCGGCTCCGCCTCGTGCCGGTCATCAATCCAGGCCCCTGGGAAGGTCTTTTCCTGCCCATCCTGACCGTCGCGGTGCCGATTTCCGCTCCGCTCGCGCAGATATTGCTGAAGAACATAGACGAGGTCCTGACGAAGCCCTTCGTGCCCGTCGCGCGAGCCAAGGGCCTCTCGCATGCCAAGGTCCTGTGGCGGCACGTCGCCAAGAACACGCTGCTGCCGGTTTTAACCGTTGCCGGATTGCTGTTCGGGGAGTTGATCGCCAGCGCTGTCATCACCGAAACGGTCTTTGGCCTTAATGGCATCGGCGGGCTCACGAAGCAGGCGGTGGACAGCCAGGATGTCGCCGTTCTCCAGGCAATCGTCGTCGTCGCAGCAACCGCCTTCGTCGTCATCAATCTCGTGGTCGATCTTCTTTATCCCGTGCTCGATCCCCGTCTGAAGATCAAGCTGCGAGCTGCATGA
- a CDS encoding ABC transporter ATP-binding protein has protein sequence MASQDRLNAIRTLITENAPTLQRQAPLLQVEGLSVSYGSHEVVSNVGFELGRGKSLALIGESGSGKSTIARAVLRLLPRTGQATGRIAVDGRDILQLSERRFRQLRGRAIGFVPQDPGNALNPVRTIGSQAMEAAALVDEPNRAIRKALVLETFAQVGLDNPQRVYGSYPHQLSGGMLQRVLIGLAVLPRPQLLVADEPTSALDVTIQKRILDLLSRLQQDLDISLLLITHDLAIAAERANSLVVLKDGIVQEAGSTAAVFSSPASTYAKKLHADVPALNPNRYYKLRDPGFRFLDAEGNNSPKIEVKGITKSFTVDGKVLTAVDDVSFTVPAGTTHALVGESGSGKTTTIRLLLGLDQPDAGHISVAGEKLSGRSHHSLRPVWRNLQLVYQNPFTSLDPTWKVERLVREPLDRFGIGTRAERAERVREALSNVGLGEHLLSRKPQALSGGQRQRVAIARSLVLKPEVIVLDEPTSALDVSVQADIVEVLLSLQASLGLTYIFVSHDLALVRQFAHTVSVMQRGRIVEHGNVRDIFDNPREPYTLSLLESIPTAATPARAPLPQLRRIISQEQIA, from the coding sequence ATGGCTTCGCAAGATAGACTAAATGCAATTCGCACCCTTATTACCGAGAATGCCCCGACGCTTCAGCGGCAAGCGCCATTGCTTCAGGTGGAGGGCCTGTCCGTCTCCTACGGCTCGCATGAGGTCGTCAGCAATGTTGGCTTCGAGCTCGGCCGCGGCAAAAGCCTTGCACTCATCGGGGAATCGGGCTCGGGCAAGTCGACCATTGCGCGCGCCGTGCTGCGATTGCTTCCCCGCACGGGACAGGCGACCGGCCGCATCGCGGTCGACGGCCGGGACATATTGCAGCTCTCCGAGCGCCGCTTCCGCCAGCTTCGAGGCCGGGCTATCGGCTTCGTGCCGCAGGACCCGGGAAACGCACTTAACCCGGTGCGGACAATCGGCTCGCAGGCGATGGAAGCCGCAGCTCTTGTCGACGAGCCCAACAGGGCAATCCGCAAGGCGCTCGTCCTGGAGACGTTCGCCCAGGTCGGGCTCGACAACCCGCAGCGTGTCTATGGTTCCTACCCGCACCAGCTGTCCGGCGGCATGCTTCAACGCGTCCTGATCGGACTTGCGGTTCTGCCGCGGCCACAGTTGCTGGTCGCCGATGAGCCGACCTCGGCGCTCGATGTTACGATCCAGAAGAGAATCCTCGATCTGCTCTCACGGCTGCAGCAAGACCTCGACATCAGTCTGCTGCTCATCACCCATGACCTGGCGATCGCAGCCGAACGGGCAAACTCCCTGGTCGTTCTCAAGGATGGCATCGTTCAGGAGGCCGGCAGCACTGCGGCCGTTTTCTCCTCACCCGCATCGACTTACGCAAAGAAGCTGCATGCGGATGTTCCGGCGCTTAATCCCAACCGTTACTACAAGCTTCGGGATCCTGGCTTTCGGTTCCTCGACGCTGAGGGCAACAACTCGCCGAAGATCGAAGTCAAGGGTATCACCAAGAGCTTTACGGTCGACGGCAAGGTTCTGACGGCCGTTGATGACGTCTCCTTTACCGTTCCGGCGGGCACCACGCACGCACTGGTCGGCGAGTCCGGCTCCGGAAAGACGACGACGATCCGGCTGCTGCTCGGGCTCGATCAACCGGACGCCGGTCATATTTCGGTCGCAGGGGAAAAACTCAGCGGACGCTCACACCACTCACTACGCCCTGTATGGCGCAATCTTCAACTCGTCTATCAAAATCCATTCACCTCGCTCGATCCGACCTGGAAGGTCGAGCGGCTCGTGCGCGAGCCGCTCGACAGGTTCGGCATCGGAACTCGTGCCGAGCGGGCGGAACGGGTGCGCGAAGCGCTGTCGAATGTCGGCCTTGGCGAGCACCTGCTTTCACGCAAGCCGCAAGCCTTGTCCGGCGGTCAGCGGCAGCGTGTCGCGATTGCCCGCTCGCTGGTCCTGAAGCCGGAGGTGATCGTGCTCGACGAACCGACCTCGGCACTCGACGTCAGTGTTCAGGCTGATATCGTCGAGGTGTTGCTCTCGCTGCAGGCAAGCCTTGGCCTGACCTATATCTTCGTCTCCCACGATCTGGCCCTCGTGCGCCAATTCGCCCATACCGTCTCCGTGATGCAACGCGGGCGCATCGTCGAACACGGCAACGTCAGGGATATCTTCGACAATCCACGTGAGCCCTACACGCTATCGTTGCTGGAATCGATCCCGACCGCCGCCACCCCTGCACGCGCACCACTCCCGCAACTCCGCCGGATCATCAGCCAGGAACAGATCGCATGA